The following proteins are encoded in a genomic region of Arachis stenosperma cultivar V10309 chromosome 4, arast.V10309.gnm1.PFL2, whole genome shotgun sequence:
- the LOC130974298 gene encoding uncharacterized protein LOC130974298, producing MDAIRKQLDVLMGANRNGDVREVNRKYYDRDVCRLYLVGLCPHELFQLTKMDMGPCPKVHSLQLRKEYEEAKAKGTDNYDRELEDVIDKLIGECDRKIGRALKRLEDEDAKAAIAISVSEVTQTPEVLELSKEIKEKLKEADQYDLEGKTDLKIRALEVVEELRTKRADKQSMLLLDAFNKDRASLPQPLPNPPPLAPIPVAAPDPRTQEMINEKLKKAEDLGEQGKVDEAQKALEEAEALKKLPARQEPVVDNSNSSKYTAADVRITDQKLRVCDICGAFLSVYDSDRRLADHFGGKLHLGYMQIREKLAELQEERTKSRKSLDDRRSKERSRDREPSRDRDRGDSRERGRDYDRRSRDRDRHHDRDRGYDRERDRDYDRSRRRRSRSRSRERSRDYDRHRRYDRY from the exons ATGGATGCCATAAGGAAGCAGCTGGACGTGTTAATGGGAGCAAATCGGAACGGTGATGTCAGAGAGGTCAACCGCAAGTACTACGATCGAGACGTCTGCCGCCTCTACCTCGTCGGTCTCTGCCCACACGAACTCTTCCAGCTCACC AAAATGGATATGGGTCCATGCCCCAAGGTTCACTCCTTGCAGCTTCGGAAAGA ATATGAGGAAGCAAAAGCGAAAGGGACAGATAATTATGACAGAGAGTTGGAGGATGTTATAGACAAGCTCATTGGTGAATGCGATAGGAAGATTGGTAGAGCTCTGAAGCGTCTTGAGGATGAAGATGCAAAAGCGGCAATTGCAATTTCAGTCTCTGAAGTTACTCAG ACTCCTGAGGTGCTCGAGTTGTCAAAAGAAATCAAGGAGAAGTTGAAAGAAGCTGATCAATATG ATCTTGAAGGCAAGACAGATCTCAAGATTCGTGCTTTAGAGGTTGTGGAAGAACTTAGAACTAAAAGAGCGGACAAGCAG TCCATGCTCCTGTTAGATGCCTTTAACAAAGACAGGGCATCTTTACCTCAACCTCTGCCAAATCCACCTCCTTTGGCTCCCATTCCTGTTGCTGCTCCTGATCCTCGAACTCAAGAGATGATAAATGAGAAGTTGAAGAAAGCCGAGGACCTTG GCGAGCAAGGAAAGGTTGATGAGGCGCAAAAAGCATTGGAAGAAGCCGAAGCACTTAAGAAG CTTCCGGCAAGGCAGGAGCCTGTAGTGGATAATTCAAATTCTTCAAAATATACAGCTGCTGATGTGCGGATT ACTGATCAGAAGCTACGCGTGTGTGACATATGTGGAGCATTTTTGAGTGTTTATGACAG TGATCGCCGCTTAGCTGATCATTTTGGAGGGAAACTCCATTTAGGGTATATGCAGATTCGAGAGAAGTTAGCAGAACTCCAG GAGGAGAGGACCAAGAGCCGGAAGTCACTTGATGACAGGAG atcaaaagaaaggagtaggGATCGTGAGCCAAGTAGGGACCGGGATCGAGGTGACAGTCGTGAACGAGGGCGAGACTATGATCGTAGGAGCAGAGACCGCGATAGGCATCACGACAGAGATCGTGGATATGATAGAGAACGTGACAGAGACTATGATCGATCGAGACGTCGGAGGTCCCGCTCAAGATCACGAGAGAGATCCAGGGACTATGATCGCCACAG GCGCTATGATCGGTACTAG